The Terriglobia bacterium DNA window GCCAATCACAAATCCGCGTTCTGTGATGGCAGTCACAATACGCCGTGCAATGGTCACACCCCGAATTGCGGTGGTTTGGTAGAGTAAGACCCGAATGTCCGCGCCCAACTCACGCTTCGTCCGGGCCTGCAAGCGGCAGCCGGTGGACGTCACCCCGCAGTGGTTCATGCGCCAGGCGGGGCGCTACATGGCCGAGTACCGCGCCATCCGCAAGCACCACTCGCTGGTCGAGATCTGCAAGCAGCCGGAGCTGGCCGCCCAGGTCACCATCGAGGCCGCCGAGATCCTGGGCGTGGACGCCGCTATCATGTTCGCAGACCTCCTGTTGCCGCTCGAGGTGATGGGCCTGCCGTTCCATTTCGCCGCCGGCGAAGGTCCCGTGATCGAGAAGCCCGTGCGCCAGGCCGCCGACGTGCGCGCGCTGCGCACCGACCGCTGGCAGGAACTAGGCTACGTGGCGGAGGGCATCAAGTCCGTGGTCAAGCATTTCGGCGAAAAGCTGCCGCTGATCGGCTTCTGCGGCGCCCCCTTCACCCTGGCCAGTTACATGATCGAGGGCGGCGGCTCGCGCAACTACGTGCACACAAAAAAGATGATGTACACCCAGCCGCGCGCCTGGGCCGAGCTGATGGAGAAGCTGGTCGCCGTGCTCGGCGCCTATTCCAAGGAGCAGGTGAAGGCCGGCGCCGACGCCTTCCAGGTGTTCGACTCATGGGTCGGGTGCCTGAGCGTCGAAGACTACCGCGAATACGTGCTGCCTTACGCCAGCCACCTGGTTCGGGAGCTGAAGACCACGGGTGCGCCCATCATCTATTTCGGCACCGACAGCGCAACGTTGCTGCCAGCCATGGCGGAAACCGGCGCCGAGGTCATCGGTGTGGACTGGCGCATCCCGCTGGACGAGGCCTGGAAGAGCATCGAGTACAAGGCGGCGGTGCAGGGAAACCTCGACCCGGTGCTGCTTTTCGCCGACCAGAAAACCCTCCGCCGCCGTGCCCACGAGGTGCTGCGGCGCGCCGGCGGGCGTCCGGGACACATCTTCAACCTGGGGCACGGCATCCTGCAGGAGACGCCGGTGGAAAACGTGAAGGCGCTGGTGGAGTTCGTGCGCGAGTTTTCCATGACGGAAGTAGTCCACTAGGGATCGTCGACATCGCCGGGAACGCCAGGACTGGCAAAGTGAATTGAACAATAAATCCAAACTCGCAATCCTGCTGCTGGCGCACGGCAGCCCCGAATCGCCGGAGGACGTTCCCGAATTCCTCAAGCGGATCACCGGCGGGCGGCCCATGCCGGACAACGTCGTCACCGAGGTCAAGCACCGCTACGGCCTCATCGGACGCTCGCCTCTGACCGAGATCACCTTGCGGCAGGGCGAGGCAGTGCAGAAGCTCACGGGGCTTCCTACGTACGTCGGCATGCGCAACTGGAAGCCGTTCGTCGGGGACGTGGTGGCGGAGATGGCGCGTGCGGGTGTGGGAAAGGCAATCACCATTTGCCTGGCGCCGCAGAACTCGCGCACCAGCGTGGGGCTTTACCGGCAGTCGCTGGGCGCGCCGCCCTTCGCGGTGGATTTCGTCGAGAACTGGCACGACCACCCGCTGCTGATCCAGGCCTTCGCGGAGAAGCTGGAGGCGGGCTGGAAGAAGGCCTGCGCCGAGGCAGGAGCGCGCGTGCCCATCATCTTTACGGCGCACTCGGTGCCAGTCCGCACGATCGAAGAGGGCGACCCCTACGAGGCGCAGGCGAAGGAGACGGCGGCGATGGTCGCCATGCAGGCGCCGTCCATCCGCATCGACGACTGGCGCTTCGCCTTCCAAAGCCAGGGCATGAGCGGAGGCGAATGGCTCGGCCCGACGGTCGAGAGCACCATCGACAAACTGCACGACGAAGGGCACCGCGCAGTTTTCCTCCAGCCCATCGGCTTTGTCTGCGACCACGTCGAAGTGCTGTACGACATCGACATCGCGTTCCGGGATCACGCAGCGAAGAGAGGCATGCGCCTGTGGCGGGCGGAATCGCTGAACGATTCGCCGACCTTCGCCGCGGCGGTCGCCGACGTGGTGCGGTCGCGGATGGCGAACGAAGAGCCGAAGCACGGGCCGCTGGTGCAGTTGCAGTGAGTCCATGAAACGCGTTGCCATCGTCGGCGGTGGGATCAGCGGGCTGGCGGCGGCGTTCTACCTGGAGCGCGAGCGGCGGCGCGGCGCCGAGGTCGAGTACACGCTCTTCGAGAGCGCTCCACGGCTGGGCGGCGTCATGTGGTCGGACCGCGTCGAGGGCTGCCTGATCGAGGCCGGGCCCGATTCCTTCCTCACCGAGAAACC harbors:
- the hemE gene encoding uroporphyrinogen decarboxylase encodes the protein MSAPNSRFVRACKRQPVDVTPQWFMRQAGRYMAEYRAIRKHHSLVEICKQPELAAQVTIEAAEILGVDAAIMFADLLLPLEVMGLPFHFAAGEGPVIEKPVRQAADVRALRTDRWQELGYVAEGIKSVVKHFGEKLPLIGFCGAPFTLASYMIEGGGSRNYVHTKKMMYTQPRAWAELMEKLVAVLGAYSKEQVKAGADAFQVFDSWVGCLSVEDYREYVLPYASHLVRELKTTGAPIIYFGTDSATLLPAMAETGAEVIGVDWRIPLDEAWKSIEYKAAVQGNLDPVLLFADQKTLRRRAHEVLRRAGGRPGHIFNLGHGILQETPVENVKALVEFVREFSMTEVVH
- the hemH gene encoding ferrochelatase, whose translation is MNNKSKLAILLLAHGSPESPEDVPEFLKRITGGRPMPDNVVTEVKHRYGLIGRSPLTEITLRQGEAVQKLTGLPTYVGMRNWKPFVGDVVAEMARAGVGKAITICLAPQNSRTSVGLYRQSLGAPPFAVDFVENWHDHPLLIQAFAEKLEAGWKKACAEAGARVPIIFTAHSVPVRTIEEGDPYEAQAKETAAMVAMQAPSIRIDDWRFAFQSQGMSGGEWLGPTVESTIDKLHDEGHRAVFLQPIGFVCDHVEVLYDIDIAFRDHAAKRGMRLWRAESLNDSPTFAAAVADVVRSRMANEEPKHGPLVQLQ